A part of Haladaptatus sp. R4 genomic DNA contains:
- a CDS encoding flippase, whose product MQRSMMSGLLSVAGTKVLTLIIGLITTPILYRLLEPKGVGIYTTVLSVFSMFMILVSSGITDGVRKFLAEDRDMDCWEEHVVGFYFRLALLLSVVGSIVLALCAWFGLVKQVFGPDFEPYFYILALLVMTQQFRAYSRRTLMGFGLERYSEPLKIVQQVVFLAVALPLVKLGFGVGGALAGKIVGGALVAIIGMVLVTRQVSLSGVVRKTPNEFPRRTMLTFNSLSIVLIFLLMSLYHVDILMLQLISGSNEQVGYYRAALKLAEFLWFIPMALQTVFVHSMSELWSNGETERISKLSALTTRYTFLLTGVMALGLAALSNVAVPVYFGKEYMPAVTPLILLLPGALGFAVARPILAISQGKGNLKYPILATGTAAGMNFVLNLLLIPRYGMQGAAISTSIGYGSMFIFHVWSARRVGFNPLSDARLGRVLVTTILSAPPIFVLADMLDVQPLVFGIHIPLSLVTVPPLGLAVFAFFCFATGALGVSEVLDTVSSFPEPLGSRAETLQTKVSENTMSTDSIQKLMIVAGVLLFVSGIGYAFLSPGFGGISDPTQGSSVNGTQTTAPGTTHSTTPAKSQTTTKSKETAKGTTASSSTTSSTPPPSSSTTSTTSTTSPPDSSTTSSTTSSTNPPPSSTTSTTSTTSPPTSGTTTSSTTSTTSTTSTSVGTTTTTPATTSTTTTTTTANSTTTSGSTSTTTTGSTTTSGSTSTTTMSSMTTPRSTSTTTTGSMTTTGSASTTTTGSTSTTAPTSSTTSSSSTTGSSAGTTSTTSSGTFLIAPTLGAITN is encoded by the coding sequence GTGCAACGAAGCATGATGAGCGGTCTGCTCTCTGTTGCGGGGACGAAAGTGCTTACTCTGATTATCGGGCTCATCACGACACCGATACTGTATCGGTTGCTCGAACCGAAAGGAGTCGGCATCTACACCACCGTCCTCTCGGTGTTCTCGATGTTCATGATACTGGTGAGCTCCGGAATTACCGACGGGGTTCGTAAATTCCTCGCCGAGGACAGGGATATGGACTGCTGGGAGGAGCACGTCGTCGGATTTTACTTCAGACTCGCCCTGTTGCTTTCCGTCGTCGGGTCTATCGTCCTCGCGCTCTGTGCGTGGTTTGGACTGGTCAAACAGGTGTTCGGTCCCGACTTCGAGCCGTACTTCTACATCCTCGCACTTCTCGTCATGACACAGCAGTTCCGTGCGTATTCCCGGCGGACGCTGATGGGGTTCGGGCTGGAACGCTACTCGGAACCGTTGAAAATCGTTCAACAAGTCGTGTTCCTCGCCGTCGCGCTCCCGTTGGTCAAACTCGGCTTCGGTGTCGGTGGTGCGTTGGCCGGGAAGATAGTGGGAGGTGCGCTCGTCGCGATCATCGGGATGGTACTGGTCACGAGACAGGTGTCACTCAGCGGCGTCGTTCGAAAAACACCGAACGAATTCCCGAGGCGGACGATGTTGACGTTCAATTCGTTGTCCATCGTCCTCATCTTCCTCCTCATGTCGCTGTATCACGTCGACATCCTGATGTTGCAACTGATATCGGGAAGTAACGAGCAAGTCGGCTACTACCGTGCCGCACTAAAGCTCGCGGAATTCCTCTGGTTCATTCCGATGGCTCTGCAAACCGTGTTCGTCCACTCGATGTCGGAGCTGTGGTCGAACGGCGAAACAGAGCGGATTTCGAAGCTCTCGGCGCTGACAACCCGTTATACGTTCCTGTTGACCGGAGTGATGGCCCTCGGACTGGCAGCACTTTCCAACGTCGCTGTCCCCGTGTATTTCGGCAAGGAATACATGCCAGCAGTTACTCCCCTCATCCTCCTGTTGCCGGGAGCGCTTGGCTTCGCGGTTGCACGGCCGATCCTCGCCATCTCCCAGGGGAAGGGGAACCTGAAGTATCCGATCCTCGCCACGGGAACCGCCGCCGGTATGAACTTCGTGCTGAACCTCCTTCTCATCCCTCGATACGGGATGCAGGGTGCGGCCATCTCCACGAGTATCGGATACGGTTCGATGTTCATCTTCCACGTTTGGAGCGCTCGAAGGGTCGGATTCAACCCGCTTTCGGATGCCCGTCTGGGACGGGTACTGGTGACCACGATACTGTCGGCACCGCCCATATTCGTACTCGCGGACATGTTGGACGTTCAGCCGCTCGTTTTCGGGATTCACATCCCGCTGTCGCTGGTCACGGTTCCGCCACTCGGACTGGCGGTCTTCGCGTTCTTCTGCTTTGCAACGGGTGCGTTAGGAGTCTCTGAAGTCCTCGATACGGTCTCGTCGTTCCCTGAACCGCTCGGCTCGCGTGCCGAAACACTGCAAACGAAAGTGAGTGAAAACACGATGTCAACCGACTCGATACAGAAACTGATGATCGTCGCTGGAGTCCTGTTGTTCGTTTCGGGGATCGGATACGCGTTCCTCTCCCCCGGCTTCGGCGGGATTAGCGACCCAACGCAAGGATCGTCGGTGAACGGCACACAAACGACGGCCCCCGGAACAACGCATAGCACCACACCGGCGAAATCACAGACCACGACGAAATCGAAGGAAACCGCGAAAGGGACGACCGCATCGTCCTCGACGACGAGTTCCACACCACCGCCATCTTCGAGTACGACAAGTACAACGAGTACGACGTCGCCACCGGACTCATCAACCACGTCATCGACCACGTCGAGTACCAACCCGCCGCCATCGAGTACGACAAGTACAACGAGTACGACGTCGCCACCGACATCGGGAACCACGACGAGTTCCACGACTTCGACGACGAGTACCACCTCGACGTCGGTAGGAACGACCACCACGACCCCCGCGACGACCAGTACGACTACTACCACGACAACGGCGAACTCGACGACCACTTCAGGATCAACAAGTACCACGACTACGGGTTCGACGACCACCTCGGGATCAACAAGCACGACGACGATGAGTTCGATGACTACTCCGAGATCAACAAGTACCACGACTACGGGTTCGATGACCACCACGGGATCGGCGAGTACCACGACCACAGGTTCGACCAGTACTACGGCCCCAACGTCGAGCACCACATCGTCATCCAGCACTACTGGTAGTTCGGCAGGAACGACCAGCACTACATCGTCCGGAACGTTTCTGATCGCCCCCACGCTGGGAGCCATCACGAACTGA